From the genome of Polyodon spathula isolate WHYD16114869_AA chromosome 14, ASM1765450v1, whole genome shotgun sequence, one region includes:
- the LOC121326747 gene encoding fizzy-related protein homolog isoform X1 → MAVSMDQDYERRLLRQIDFHNVGDNIPSSSASVNSLASLHKTGDRFIPARAGSNWSINFHTINENGKSPNQNRKSKEANSDSGKADSVAYAALLKNELLGAGIEKVTDPQTEDRRFQMPMQERSNLFRYALNCKKAPADDGNEISPYSLSPLSNKSHKLLRSPRKPTRKISKIPFKVLDAPELQDDFYLNLVDWSSSNVLSVGLGACVYLWSACTSQVTRLCDLSVDGDSVTSVCWNERGSLVAVGTHKGYVQIWDTSAGKKLTCLEGHSARVGALAWNAEQLSSGSRDRLILQRDIRTPPLQAERRLQGHRQEVCGLKWSPDHQHLASGGNDNKLFVWNNSSLSPVQQYTEHLAAVKAIAWSPHQHGLLASGGGTADRCIRFWNTLTCQPLQCVDTGSQVCNLAWSKHANELVSTHGYSQNQILVWKYPSLTQVAKLTGHSYRVLYLAISPDGEAIVTGAGDETLRFWNVFSKTRSTKESKSVLNLFTRIR, encoded by the exons ATGGCTGTCAG CATGGATCAGGACTACGAGAGAAGGCTGCTTCGGCAGATCGACTTCCACAATGTAGGAGACAACATCCCGTCTTCA TCTGCATCTGTGAACTCTCTAGCCAGTCTGCACAAAACAGGAGATCGCTTCATACCAGCTAGGGCCGGGTCCAACTGGAGCATCAACTTTCACACCATAAAC GAGAACGGAAAATCTCCAAACCAGAACAGAAAGTCAAAGGAAGCCAATTCAGACAGCGGAAAAG CAGACAGTGTTGCCTACGCTGCGCTGCTGAAGAATGAGCTGCTGGGAGCCGGCATTGAGAAGGTGACTGACCCCCAGACTGAGGACCGCCGCTTCCAGATGCCCATGCAGGAGCGCAGCAACCTGTTCAGG TATGCTTTGAACTGCAAGAAAGCACCAGCTGACGACGGCAATGAGATCTCTCCCTACTCGCTGTCCCCCCTCAGCAATAAAAG TCACAAGCTGCTGCGCTCTCCGCGGAAGCCCACCAGGAAGATCTCAAAGATCCCCTTCAAAGTGCTGGACGCCCCGGAGCTGCAGGATGATTTCTACCTCAATCTGGTGGACTGGTCCTCCTCCAATGTGCTGAGTGTGGGGCTGGGGGCCTGCGTCTACTTGTGGAGCGCCTGCACCAGCCAG GTGACGCGGCTGTGTGACCTGTCGGTGGACGGGGACTCTGTGACATCGGTGTGCTGGAACgagagg GGGAGCCTGGTGGCTGTGGGAACGCACAAGGGCTACGTGCAGATCTGGGACACTTCGGCCGGGAAGAAGCTGACCTGCCTGGAAGGGCATTCGGCCAGAGTGG GAGCGCTGGCTTGGAATGCAGAGCAGCTGTCGTCAGGCAGTCGGGACAGACTCATCCTGCAGAGGGACATCCGCACCCCACCCCTGCAGGCAGAGCGCAGGCTGCAGGGGCACCGGCAGGAGGTCTGCGGACTCAAGTGGTCTCCAGACCACCAGCACCTGGCCTCGGGGGGCAACGACAACaag CTGTTTGTGTGGAATAACTCCAGCCTGAGCCCGGTGCAGCAGTACACTGAGCACCTGGCTGCGGTGAAGGCCATCGCCTGGTCCCCCCACCAGCATGGGCTGCTGGCCTCCGGGGGGGGCACTGCTGACCGCTGCATCCGCTTCTGGAACACGCTGACCTGCCAGCCCTTGCAGTGTGTCGACACGGGGTCCCAGGTGTGCAACCTGGCCTGGTCCAAGCACGCCAACGAGCTG GTCAGCACTCACGGCTATTCACAGAATCAGATCCTGGTCTGGAAGTACCCCTCACTCACACAAGTTGCCAAACTCACAGGACATTCCTACAGAGTCCTCTATCTG GCTATCTCTCCCGACGGGGAGGCGATTGTGACCGGCGCCGGGGACGAGACCCTGCGGTTCTGGAACGTTTTCAGCAAAACCCGATCCACCAAG
- the LOC121326747 gene encoding fizzy-related protein homolog isoform X3 — protein MDQDYERRLLRQIDFHNVGDNIPSSSASVNSLASLHKTGDRFIPARAGSNWSINFHTINENGKSPNQNRKSKEANSDSGKADSVAYAALLKNELLGAGIEKVTDPQTEDRRFQMPMQERSNLFRYALNCKKAPADDGNEISPYSLSPLSNKSHKLLRSPRKPTRKISKIPFKVLDAPELQDDFYLNLVDWSSSNVLSVGLGACVYLWSACTSQVTRLCDLSVDGDSVTSVCWNERGSLVAVGTHKGYVQIWDTSAGKKLTCLEGHSARVGALAWNAEQLSSGSRDRLILQRDIRTPPLQAERRLQGHRQEVCGLKWSPDHQHLASGGNDNKLFVWNNSSLSPVQQYTEHLAAVKAIAWSPHQHGLLASGGGTADRCIRFWNTLTCQPLQCVDTGSQVCNLAWSKHANELVSTHGYSQNQILVWKYPSLTQVAKLTGHSYRVLYLAISPDGEAIVTGAGDETLRFWNVFSKTRSTKESKSVLNLFTRIR, from the exons ATGGATCAGGACTACGAGAGAAGGCTGCTTCGGCAGATCGACTTCCACAATGTAGGAGACAACATCCCGTCTTCA TCTGCATCTGTGAACTCTCTAGCCAGTCTGCACAAAACAGGAGATCGCTTCATACCAGCTAGGGCCGGGTCCAACTGGAGCATCAACTTTCACACCATAAAC GAGAACGGAAAATCTCCAAACCAGAACAGAAAGTCAAAGGAAGCCAATTCAGACAGCGGAAAAG CAGACAGTGTTGCCTACGCTGCGCTGCTGAAGAATGAGCTGCTGGGAGCCGGCATTGAGAAGGTGACTGACCCCCAGACTGAGGACCGCCGCTTCCAGATGCCCATGCAGGAGCGCAGCAACCTGTTCAGG TATGCTTTGAACTGCAAGAAAGCACCAGCTGACGACGGCAATGAGATCTCTCCCTACTCGCTGTCCCCCCTCAGCAATAAAAG TCACAAGCTGCTGCGCTCTCCGCGGAAGCCCACCAGGAAGATCTCAAAGATCCCCTTCAAAGTGCTGGACGCCCCGGAGCTGCAGGATGATTTCTACCTCAATCTGGTGGACTGGTCCTCCTCCAATGTGCTGAGTGTGGGGCTGGGGGCCTGCGTCTACTTGTGGAGCGCCTGCACCAGCCAG GTGACGCGGCTGTGTGACCTGTCGGTGGACGGGGACTCTGTGACATCGGTGTGCTGGAACgagagg GGGAGCCTGGTGGCTGTGGGAACGCACAAGGGCTACGTGCAGATCTGGGACACTTCGGCCGGGAAGAAGCTGACCTGCCTGGAAGGGCATTCGGCCAGAGTGG GAGCGCTGGCTTGGAATGCAGAGCAGCTGTCGTCAGGCAGTCGGGACAGACTCATCCTGCAGAGGGACATCCGCACCCCACCCCTGCAGGCAGAGCGCAGGCTGCAGGGGCACCGGCAGGAGGTCTGCGGACTCAAGTGGTCTCCAGACCACCAGCACCTGGCCTCGGGGGGCAACGACAACaag CTGTTTGTGTGGAATAACTCCAGCCTGAGCCCGGTGCAGCAGTACACTGAGCACCTGGCTGCGGTGAAGGCCATCGCCTGGTCCCCCCACCAGCATGGGCTGCTGGCCTCCGGGGGGGGCACTGCTGACCGCTGCATCCGCTTCTGGAACACGCTGACCTGCCAGCCCTTGCAGTGTGTCGACACGGGGTCCCAGGTGTGCAACCTGGCCTGGTCCAAGCACGCCAACGAGCTG GTCAGCACTCACGGCTATTCACAGAATCAGATCCTGGTCTGGAAGTACCCCTCACTCACACAAGTTGCCAAACTCACAGGACATTCCTACAGAGTCCTCTATCTG GCTATCTCTCCCGACGGGGAGGCGATTGTGACCGGCGCCGGGGACGAGACCCTGCGGTTCTGGAACGTTTTCAGCAAAACCCGATCCACCAAG
- the LOC121326747 gene encoding fizzy-related protein homolog isoform X2 gives MAVSMDQDYERRLLRQIDFHNVGDNIPSSSASVNSLASLHKTGDRFIPARAGSNWSINFHTINENGKSPNQNRKSKEANSDSGKDSVAYAALLKNELLGAGIEKVTDPQTEDRRFQMPMQERSNLFRYALNCKKAPADDGNEISPYSLSPLSNKSHKLLRSPRKPTRKISKIPFKVLDAPELQDDFYLNLVDWSSSNVLSVGLGACVYLWSACTSQVTRLCDLSVDGDSVTSVCWNERGSLVAVGTHKGYVQIWDTSAGKKLTCLEGHSARVGALAWNAEQLSSGSRDRLILQRDIRTPPLQAERRLQGHRQEVCGLKWSPDHQHLASGGNDNKLFVWNNSSLSPVQQYTEHLAAVKAIAWSPHQHGLLASGGGTADRCIRFWNTLTCQPLQCVDTGSQVCNLAWSKHANELVSTHGYSQNQILVWKYPSLTQVAKLTGHSYRVLYLAISPDGEAIVTGAGDETLRFWNVFSKTRSTKESKSVLNLFTRIR, from the exons ATGGCTGTCAG CATGGATCAGGACTACGAGAGAAGGCTGCTTCGGCAGATCGACTTCCACAATGTAGGAGACAACATCCCGTCTTCA TCTGCATCTGTGAACTCTCTAGCCAGTCTGCACAAAACAGGAGATCGCTTCATACCAGCTAGGGCCGGGTCCAACTGGAGCATCAACTTTCACACCATAAAC GAGAACGGAAAATCTCCAAACCAGAACAGAAAGTCAAAGGAAGCCAATTCAGACAGCGGAAAAG ACAGTGTTGCCTACGCTGCGCTGCTGAAGAATGAGCTGCTGGGAGCCGGCATTGAGAAGGTGACTGACCCCCAGACTGAGGACCGCCGCTTCCAGATGCCCATGCAGGAGCGCAGCAACCTGTTCAGG TATGCTTTGAACTGCAAGAAAGCACCAGCTGACGACGGCAATGAGATCTCTCCCTACTCGCTGTCCCCCCTCAGCAATAAAAG TCACAAGCTGCTGCGCTCTCCGCGGAAGCCCACCAGGAAGATCTCAAAGATCCCCTTCAAAGTGCTGGACGCCCCGGAGCTGCAGGATGATTTCTACCTCAATCTGGTGGACTGGTCCTCCTCCAATGTGCTGAGTGTGGGGCTGGGGGCCTGCGTCTACTTGTGGAGCGCCTGCACCAGCCAG GTGACGCGGCTGTGTGACCTGTCGGTGGACGGGGACTCTGTGACATCGGTGTGCTGGAACgagagg GGGAGCCTGGTGGCTGTGGGAACGCACAAGGGCTACGTGCAGATCTGGGACACTTCGGCCGGGAAGAAGCTGACCTGCCTGGAAGGGCATTCGGCCAGAGTGG GAGCGCTGGCTTGGAATGCAGAGCAGCTGTCGTCAGGCAGTCGGGACAGACTCATCCTGCAGAGGGACATCCGCACCCCACCCCTGCAGGCAGAGCGCAGGCTGCAGGGGCACCGGCAGGAGGTCTGCGGACTCAAGTGGTCTCCAGACCACCAGCACCTGGCCTCGGGGGGCAACGACAACaag CTGTTTGTGTGGAATAACTCCAGCCTGAGCCCGGTGCAGCAGTACACTGAGCACCTGGCTGCGGTGAAGGCCATCGCCTGGTCCCCCCACCAGCATGGGCTGCTGGCCTCCGGGGGGGGCACTGCTGACCGCTGCATCCGCTTCTGGAACACGCTGACCTGCCAGCCCTTGCAGTGTGTCGACACGGGGTCCCAGGTGTGCAACCTGGCCTGGTCCAAGCACGCCAACGAGCTG GTCAGCACTCACGGCTATTCACAGAATCAGATCCTGGTCTGGAAGTACCCCTCACTCACACAAGTTGCCAAACTCACAGGACATTCCTACAGAGTCCTCTATCTG GCTATCTCTCCCGACGGGGAGGCGATTGTGACCGGCGCCGGGGACGAGACCCTGCGGTTCTGGAACGTTTTCAGCAAAACCCGATCCACCAAG